One window of Hyphomicrobiales bacterium genomic DNA carries:
- a CDS encoding DUF2285 domain-containing protein, producing MLAAETLPVRHGDGDAFDLHYFDSLATVLRCPDGHEHLLLSDGVHHLQMEVTAGSLLDGPVCFRYELSGFKHIEAKTLTLRRLMLLRRLGRFPRGLYPPERRARRWAMALQAYDAVQAGATHREIAAALFGERVVKEDWSSRSDYLRLRVQRLVRTADKLVNGGYRDLLR from the coding sequence GTGCTGGCCGCCGAGACGCTGCCGGTGCGGCACGGCGATGGCGATGCTTTCGACCTCCACTATTTCGACAGTCTGGCGACCGTACTACGGTGCCCTGACGGCCACGAGCATCTGCTCCTCAGCGATGGCGTACATCACCTCCAGATGGAAGTGACGGCGGGCAGCCTGCTCGATGGCCCCGTTTGCTTCCGCTACGAACTGTCCGGGTTCAAGCATATCGAGGCGAAAACGCTGACGCTGCGCCGCCTGATGCTGCTCCGCCGGCTCGGTCGATTTCCGCGCGGGCTCTATCCCCCGGAACGCCGCGCCCGCCGCTGGGCGATGGCGCTGCAGGCCTATGACGCGGTCCAGGCCGGCGCCACTCATCGCGAAATCGCCGCGGCGCTGTTCGGCGAAAGGGTCGTGAAGGAAGACTGGTCCAGCCGGTCCGACTATTTGCGTCTGCGGGTCCAGCGGCTGGTCAGGACAGCGGACAAGCTGGTGAACGGCGGCTATCGCGATCTCTTGCGATGA
- a CDS encoding strawberry notch family protein produces MTASSAAAAAAGQPIVPASALFHAAGHLLPDLERGRVVDARTLRAAMGQAFGGTDAEGAWSWKDAYEACEAAQVLFLRKFGPTMRARAETPTALLAMLVKLAALLPSQTRRSQESQALQQFSTPIALGYVASVAAGITPRDLVLEPSAGTGLLAIFAEQSGASLALNELAETRAGLLSHLFDGTAVTRHDAAHIHDHLDVGIRPSVVLMNPPFSVAAHVDGKVADAALRHVSSALARLAEAGRLVAITGANLSPDNPAWRDGFVRLQERGRVVFSAGIDGRVYARHGTSVETRLTVIDRIPADDPTAFPPSRGAAPDAATLLDWVIRHLPPRAAMATSLAIPTATPAGRPASARSAPRVVPPQHIGPVSEDAVEVAYEPCDWAPAGDGRISEALYESYSLQSIRIPNAKAHPTRLVQSAAMASVAPPKPSYRPRLPTAVIADGLLSDAQLESVIYAGEAHAGFLAGSWTADETFDIVAAAPDDAETAVRFRRGWMLGDGTGAGKGRQVAGVLLDNWLQGRRRALWVSKSDKLIEDAQRDWSALGQERLLITPLARFRQGTPIRLEQGILFTTYATLRSDAREEKASRVQQIVDWLGRDFDGVIVFDESHAMQNAAGGRGERGDQAPSQQGRAGLRLQHALPNARILYVSATGATTVHNLAYAQRLGLWGGEDFPFATRAEFVQAIETGGVAAMEVLARDLKALGLYAARSLSYEGVEYELVEHSLSAEQIRIYDAYAGAFQIIHNNLTAALEAANITGEGGTLNAQAKSAARSAFESSKQRFFNHLITAMKTPTLIAAVDRDLEAGHATVIQIVSTGEALMERRLAEIPTEEWGDVQVDITPREYVLDYLAHSFPTQLYEPFTDSEGNLSSRPVFRDGQPVQCRDAIERRDRLIEKLAALPPVQGALDQIVQRFGTDMVAEVTGRSRRIVRHADRLRVESRAGSANLAETQAFMDDEKRILVFSDAGGTGRSYHADLGARNRRLRVHYLLEAGWKADTAIQGLGRSNRTNQAQPPLFRPIATDVKAEKRFLSTIARRLDTLGAITKGQRQTGGQGLFRADDNLESVYGRAALRQLYMLLYAGKCLPRTGSGVEGCSLQAFEDATGLRLTDGDGSLREELPPITTFLNRLLALTIELQNVLFGVFEELLRAKIEGAVTSGTYDLGVETVTAESLRITDRRTIYVHPGSGAETQVFTVARRDRNRPLSLAEALDRAGDPRATLLVNRQSGRAAVQVPAPSLMLDDGEVERRVRLLRPMERAAIPLAAMAQKHWREADRDAFAAAWNAELADLPEFTDSRIHIVTGLLLPIWKRLPDEGCRVYRLQTDEGERVIGRLVSPAWVAQAVATDVPTISPADAWNAVLDGRTILELADSLQLRRAKIMGAFRVELSGFTDGMVDRLKAMGLTSEIIAWKLRLFVPTGATGPAILGALMERHPLVRIADRSAA; encoded by the coding sequence ATGACCGCATCTTCCGCCGCCGCCGCGGCGGCGGGCCAGCCCATTGTCCCTGCATCCGCACTGTTCCACGCCGCCGGGCATCTGCTCCCGGACCTGGAGCGGGGCCGCGTCGTCGATGCGCGTACCCTGCGCGCCGCCATGGGACAGGCCTTCGGCGGCACCGACGCCGAAGGCGCATGGAGCTGGAAGGACGCCTACGAAGCCTGCGAGGCGGCACAGGTCCTGTTCCTGCGCAAGTTCGGCCCGACCATGCGTGCCCGGGCCGAAACTCCGACCGCGCTCCTCGCGATGCTGGTCAAGCTCGCCGCGCTCCTGCCGTCGCAGACGCGCCGCTCGCAGGAAAGCCAAGCGCTTCAGCAGTTCTCCACGCCGATCGCGCTTGGGTATGTCGCCAGCGTCGCAGCCGGCATCACGCCCCGCGACCTGGTGCTGGAACCATCGGCCGGCACGGGACTGCTGGCTATCTTCGCCGAGCAGAGCGGCGCCTCGCTCGCCCTGAATGAACTGGCCGAGACGCGTGCCGGGCTGCTCTCGCATCTGTTCGACGGCACGGCCGTCACCCGCCATGACGCGGCGCATATCCACGATCATCTCGACGTCGGTATCCGGCCGAGCGTCGTGCTGATGAACCCGCCGTTCTCGGTGGCGGCGCATGTGGACGGCAAGGTCGCCGACGCCGCCCTGCGCCATGTCTCGTCGGCGCTGGCGCGCCTCGCCGAAGCCGGCCGCCTGGTCGCCATCACCGGCGCCAATCTCTCCCCCGACAATCCCGCTTGGCGCGACGGATTCGTCCGGCTCCAGGAGCGGGGTCGCGTCGTGTTTTCGGCTGGGATCGACGGCCGCGTCTATGCCCGCCATGGCACCAGCGTCGAGACACGCCTGACGGTGATCGACCGCATCCCTGCCGACGATCCGACGGCGTTCCCCCCGTCGCGGGGCGCAGCGCCTGACGCCGCCACGCTTCTCGACTGGGTCATCCGCCACCTCCCGCCGCGCGCAGCCATGGCGACTTCCCTGGCGATACCGACCGCGACGCCCGCAGGGCGTCCGGCATCGGCACGTTCGGCGCCGCGTGTGGTGCCGCCCCAGCATATCGGACCCGTTTCGGAGGACGCCGTCGAGGTCGCTTACGAACCTTGCGACTGGGCGCCGGCCGGAGACGGGCGCATCAGCGAGGCGCTCTATGAGAGCTATAGCCTCCAGTCGATCCGCATCCCGAACGCCAAGGCGCATCCGACGCGGCTGGTGCAATCGGCGGCCATGGCGTCGGTCGCACCGCCCAAGCCGAGCTACCGCCCCCGTCTGCCGACTGCCGTCATCGCCGACGGCCTGCTTTCGGACGCCCAACTCGAGAGCGTCATCTATGCCGGCGAGGCCCATGCCGGCTTCCTCGCCGGGTCGTGGACCGCCGACGAGACCTTTGACATCGTCGCGGCCGCGCCGGACGATGCCGAGACCGCCGTCCGCTTCCGCCGTGGCTGGATGCTCGGCGACGGCACCGGCGCCGGCAAGGGCCGCCAGGTCGCGGGCGTGCTGCTCGACAACTGGCTGCAAGGCCGCCGCCGTGCGCTCTGGGTGTCGAAGTCGGACAAGCTGATCGAGGACGCCCAGCGCGACTGGTCCGCGCTCGGGCAGGAGCGGCTGCTGATCACGCCGCTCGCCCGCTTCCGCCAGGGCACGCCGATCCGGCTGGAGCAGGGCATTCTCTTCACCACCTATGCGACGCTGCGCTCCGATGCGCGGGAAGAGAAAGCCTCCCGCGTTCAGCAGATCGTCGACTGGCTGGGCCGCGACTTCGATGGCGTGATCGTCTTCGACGAGAGCCACGCCATGCAGAACGCCGCCGGCGGCAGGGGTGAGCGGGGCGATCAGGCGCCCTCACAGCAGGGCCGTGCCGGACTTCGCCTGCAACATGCGCTGCCCAATGCCCGAATCCTCTATGTCTCGGCGACCGGCGCCACCACGGTCCACAATCTCGCTTATGCCCAGCGGCTCGGGCTCTGGGGCGGCGAGGACTTCCCCTTCGCCACACGCGCCGAGTTCGTCCAGGCGATCGAGACCGGCGGCGTCGCGGCGATGGAAGTGCTGGCCCGCGACCTGAAGGCGCTCGGCCTCTACGCCGCCCGCTCACTCTCCTACGAAGGCGTCGAATACGAACTGGTCGAGCATTCGCTCAGCGCGGAGCAGATCCGCATCTACGACGCCTATGCCGGCGCCTTCCAGATCATCCACAACAATCTGACCGCGGCGCTGGAGGCCGCGAACATCACGGGCGAGGGCGGTACGTTGAACGCCCAGGCGAAGTCGGCTGCGCGCTCCGCTTTCGAAAGCTCGAAGCAGCGCTTCTTCAACCACCTCATCACGGCGATGAAGACGCCGACGCTGATCGCCGCCGTCGACCGCGACCTCGAAGCGGGCCACGCCACCGTCATCCAGATCGTCTCGACCGGCGAGGCGCTGATGGAACGGCGTCTCGCGGAGATTCCGACCGAGGAATGGGGCGACGTGCAGGTCGACATCACGCCCCGCGAATATGTCCTCGACTATCTGGCGCATTCCTTCCCGACACAGCTCTACGAGCCTTTCACCGACAGCGAGGGCAATCTCTCCTCCCGCCCGGTGTTCCGCGACGGCCAGCCGGTCCAATGCCGCGACGCGATCGAACGGCGCGACCGCCTGATCGAGAAGCTCGCGGCATTGCCGCCGGTGCAGGGTGCGCTCGACCAGATCGTCCAGCGCTTCGGCACCGACATGGTCGCCGAGGTCACCGGCCGCTCGCGGCGCATCGTCCGGCACGCAGACCGTCTGCGGGTCGAGAGCCGGGCTGGATCGGCGAACCTCGCCGAGACGCAAGCCTTCATGGACGACGAGAAGCGCATCCTCGTGTTCAGCGACGCCGGCGGCACCGGCCGCAGCTATCATGCCGATCTCGGCGCGAGGAACCGCCGCCTGCGCGTCCACTACCTGCTCGAAGCCGGCTGGAAGGCGGACACGGCGATCCAGGGCCTCGGACGCTCCAACCGCACCAACCAGGCGCAGCCGCCGCTGTTCCGGCCGATCGCCACCGACGTGAAGGCGGAGAAGCGCTTCCTCTCGACCATCGCCCGCCGCCTCGACACGCTCGGCGCCATCACCAAGGGCCAGCGCCAGACCGGCGGCCAGGGGCTGTTCCGCGCCGACGACAACCTCGAATCCGTCTATGGCCGCGCCGCGCTGCGCCAGCTCTACATGCTGCTCTATGCCGGCAAGTGCCTGCCCCGGACTGGATCCGGGGTCGAAGGCTGCTCCCTGCAGGCGTTCGAGGACGCCACCGGCCTGCGGCTGACCGACGGCGATGGCAGCCTGCGCGAGGAGCTGCCGCCGATCACCACCTTCCTCAACCGCCTGCTGGCGCTCACCATCGAGCTGCAGAACGTCCTGTTCGGCGTGTTCGAGGAACTGCTGCGCGCCAAGATCGAGGGCGCTGTCACGTCCGGCACCTACGATCTCGGTGTCGAGACGGTCACGGCGGAATCGCTGCGCATCACCGACCGCCGCACGATCTACGTCCATCCGGGCAGCGGTGCCGAGACGCAGGTCTTCACCGTGGCGCGCCGCGACCGCAACCGGCCGCTCAGCCTGGCCGAGGCGCTGGACCGCGCCGGCGATCCCCGGGCGACGCTGCTGGTCAACCGCCAGTCGGGCCGCGCCGCCGTCCAGGTCCCCGCACCCAGCCTGATGCTCGATGACGGCGAGGTAGAGCGGCGCGTCCGTCTCCTGCGGCCGATGGAGCGCGCCGCCATTCCCTTGGCCGCGATGGCGCAGAAACATTGGCGCGAAGCCGACCGCGACGCGTTCGCAGCCGCCTGGAACGCCGAGCTCGCCGATCTGCCCGAATTCACCGACAGCCGGATCCATATCGTCACCGGCCTCCTCCTGCCGATCTGGAAGCGGCTTCCCGACGAAGGCTGCCGCGTCTATCGCCTCCAGACCGACGAGGGCGAGCGCGTGATCGGCCGCCTCGTCTCGCCGGCCTGGGTCGCCCAGGCGGTCGCGACCGACGTCCCGACCATCAGCCCTGCCGATGCCTGGAACGCCGTGCTCGACGGCCGGACCATACTTGAACTCGCCGATAGCCTCCAGCTACGGCGTGCCAAGATCATGGGCGCGTTCCGCGTCGAGCTCTCCGGTTTCACCGACGGGATGGTCGACCGGCTGAAGGCGATGGGGCTCACCTCCGAGATCATCGCCTGGAAGCTCCGACTGTTCGTTCCCACCGGCGCGACCGGCCCGGCGATCCTCGGCGCGCTGATGGAGCGCCATCCGCTCGTGCGCATCGCCGACCGTAGCGCGGCGTGA
- a CDS encoding ParB N-terminal domain-containing protein gives MATANPKIVLSRSQDIPFNKLVLSQANVRRVKAGISVEDLAEDIARRTLLQSLSVRSVRDAEGVETGMYEVPAGGRRFRALELLVKQKRMAKTQPVPCVVRTDGLAEEDSLAENVQRVALHPLDQFRAFQTLRDSGLGEEEIAARFFVSPSVVKQRLKLASVSPKLLDIYAEDEMTLEQLMAFTVTNDHDRQEQVWEQLASSYNKEPYYIRRQLTEGAIRASDKRAQFVGIDVYEAAGGAVMRDLFQQDDGGWLQDPALLDRLVVEKLTSEAEALRGEGWKWIEVAAEFPYGHTSGLRRLAGATASLTDEEQASYDALRAEYDKLEETYAEAEELPDEVDQRLGEIEVALEAFDDRPAIYDPADIARAGAFLSVDGDGDLRIERGYVPTEDEAPAEPATDGDESEGSDPDGVVQRTVITIGGDGSSAAVEAAEEEDGIKPLPDRLVTELTAHRTLALRDALANDPDTALVAVLHALCLNAFYRYASETCLEITAKSASFGTQAPGLNDSASAKAIENRHAQWAGQLPKDTGDLWNALTAFDGDSRASLFAHCASLSVNAVHEPWNRNPRRIAHAGQIARAVGLDMVAAGWTPTVDNYLGRVTKARILEAVREAKGEASAQLIDHLKKPDMAKEAERLLTGSGWLPEPLRMPDAEAAIDEPATTEDLPAFLDDDEGASVDSDPEEPQPPAIAAE, from the coding sequence ATGGCAACCGCCAATCCCAAGATCGTCCTGAGCCGGTCCCAGGATATTCCCTTCAACAAGCTGGTGCTTTCCCAGGCGAACGTCCGCCGGGTGAAGGCCGGCATCTCGGTCGAGGATCTGGCCGAGGACATCGCTCGGCGCACGCTCCTGCAGAGCCTGAGCGTGCGGTCGGTGCGCGACGCGGAGGGCGTCGAGACCGGCATGTACGAGGTGCCGGCCGGCGGCCGGCGCTTCCGGGCGCTGGAACTGCTGGTGAAGCAGAAGCGCATGGCCAAGACCCAGCCAGTACCTTGCGTGGTGCGGACCGATGGCCTCGCTGAAGAGGATAGCCTGGCCGAGAACGTGCAGCGCGTCGCCCTCCATCCGCTCGACCAGTTCCGGGCCTTCCAGACCCTTCGCGACTCCGGCCTGGGCGAGGAGGAGATCGCCGCGCGCTTCTTCGTCAGCCCCAGCGTCGTCAAGCAGCGCCTGAAGCTCGCTTCGGTCTCGCCGAAGCTCCTCGATATCTATGCCGAGGACGAGATGACACTCGAGCAGCTCATGGCCTTCACCGTCACCAATGACCATGACCGCCAGGAGCAGGTGTGGGAGCAGCTCGCCAGCTCCTATAACAAGGAGCCCTACTACATCCGCCGCCAGCTGACCGAAGGCGCCATCCGTGCTTCCGACAAGCGCGCGCAGTTCGTCGGCATCGACGTCTACGAGGCGGCCGGTGGCGCCGTCATGCGCGATCTCTTCCAGCAGGACGATGGTGGCTGGCTGCAGGATCCGGCGCTGCTCGACCGGCTCGTCGTCGAGAAGCTGACCAGCGAGGCCGAGGCGCTCCGCGGCGAGGGCTGGAAGTGGATCGAGGTCGCGGCCGAGTTCCCGTACGGCCATACCTCCGGTTTGCGCCGGCTTGCCGGAGCGACGGCGTCGCTCACCGACGAGGAGCAGGCGAGCTACGACGCGCTGCGCGCCGAGTACGACAAGCTGGAGGAGACCTACGCGGAGGCCGAAGAGCTCCCCGACGAGGTCGACCAGCGCCTCGGCGAGATCGAGGTGGCGCTGGAGGCTTTCGACGATCGTCCGGCGATCTACGATCCCGCCGACATCGCCCGCGCGGGCGCCTTCCTCAGCGTCGATGGCGATGGCGACCTGCGCATCGAGCGCGGCTATGTCCCTACCGAGGACGAAGCGCCGGCCGAGCCCGCCACCGACGGCGACGAGTCCGAGGGTTCCGATCCCGACGGCGTCGTCCAGCGCACGGTGATCACTATCGGTGGCGACGGGTCGTCGGCAGCCGTCGAGGCGGCCGAGGAAGAAGACGGCATCAAGCCGCTGCCCGACCGTCTGGTCACCGAGCTGACCGCTCATCGCACGCTGGCGCTGCGCGACGCGCTGGCGAACGATCCCGACACCGCTCTCGTGGCGGTTCTCCACGCGCTCTGCCTCAACGCTTTCTATCGCTATGCGTCCGAGACCTGCCTGGAGATCACGGCGAAGAGCGCGAGCTTCGGCACGCAGGCGCCAGGGCTCAACGACAGCGCCTCTGCCAAGGCGATCGAGAACCGGCACGCGCAATGGGCCGGACAGTTACCGAAGGACACCGGCGACCTCTGGAACGCGCTGACCGCCTTCGACGGCGACAGCCGGGCATCGCTGTTCGCGCACTGTGCGTCGCTTTCGGTCAACGCGGTCCACGAGCCTTGGAACCGCAACCCACGCCGCATCGCCCATGCCGGCCAGATCGCCCGGGCCGTCGGTCTCGACATGGTGGCGGCGGGCTGGACGCCGACCGTTGACAACTATCTCGGCCGGGTCACCAAGGCACGCATCCTCGAAGCCGTGCGCGAGGCCAAGGGCGAAGCCTCGGCCCAGCTCATCGACCACCTCAAGAAGCCGGACATGGCGAAGGAGGCCGAGCGCCTGCTCACCGGATCCGGATGGTTGCCCGAGCCGCTTCGCATGCCTGACGCCGAGGCGGCCATCGACGAACCGGCCACGACCGAAGACCTGCCGGCGTTCCTCGATGACGACGAGGGCGCCTCCGTGGACTCCGATCCGGAAGAGCCGCAGCCGCCCGCCATCGCGGCGGAATGA
- a CDS encoding toprim domain-containing protein translates to MSSRAADLARRLAHDAEAVCRYYLPNGRRHGRYWLVGDVRDTPGRSLYVRLTGPESGPGAAGKWTDAATGEHGDLLDLIALNRGIDAFRDALDEARRFLCLPRSEPPHPTREPPAPGGSPDAARRLFLAGRPVAGTQAEAYLRARGITARLDWPSLRFHPALWYRSDRDAARESWPGLLAAVTDADGRITGVHRTWLDRQRPEKAPLADPRRALGQLLGNGVRFGRATDVLAAGEGIETMLALKSVLPDLPMIAALSANHLAALDLAPMLARLYVARDRDAAGRLAAERLHARGRDAGIEVRDLVPARSDFNVDLRRLGPDVMLARLADQLAPADVLRFLRRRDAA, encoded by the coding sequence ATGTCCAGCCGGGCCGCCGATCTGGCGCGGCGTCTCGCACACGATGCCGAGGCCGTCTGCCGCTACTATCTTCCCAATGGCCGTCGCCACGGCCGCTACTGGCTGGTGGGCGATGTCCGGGACACGCCCGGCCGTAGCCTCTATGTCCGTCTCACGGGACCGGAGTCCGGTCCCGGCGCCGCCGGCAAATGGACCGACGCCGCCACCGGCGAGCACGGCGATCTCCTCGACCTGATCGCCCTCAATCGCGGGATCGACGCCTTCCGCGACGCGCTCGACGAGGCGCGCCGCTTCCTCTGCCTGCCGCGTTCGGAGCCTCCGCATCCAACCCGCGAACCGCCTGCGCCCGGCGGATCGCCCGACGCCGCCCGCCGTCTGTTTCTCGCCGGCCGGCCCGTCGCCGGCACCCAGGCCGAAGCCTATCTGCGCGCGCGCGGCATCACCGCACGCCTCGACTGGCCGTCGCTGCGTTTCCATCCGGCGCTCTGGTACCGGTCGGACCGCGATGCTGCCCGCGAGTCCTGGCCGGGACTGCTCGCTGCCGTGACCGACGCGGACGGCCGGATCACTGGCGTCCATCGCACCTGGCTCGATCGCCAGCGTCCCGAGAAGGCCCCGCTTGCCGATCCGCGCCGCGCGCTTGGCCAACTGCTGGGCAACGGCGTGCGCTTCGGCCGCGCCACCGACGTGCTGGCCGCCGGGGAGGGCATCGAGACCATGCTCGCGCTCAAATCGGTGCTGCCCGATCTGCCGATGATCGCCGCGCTCTCGGCCAACCATCTTGCCGCCCTCGATCTCGCCCCGATGCTCGCCCGGCTCTATGTCGCGCGGGACCGCGATGCGGCCGGCCGGCTGGCGGCGGAACGGCTTCACGCACGTGGACGCGACGCCGGCATCGAGGTCCGCGATCTCGTGCCGGCCAGGAGCGATTTCAACGTCGATCTGCGCCGGCTCGGCCCGGACGTCATGCTGGCCCGGCTGGCGGATCAACTCGCCCCGGCCGATGTCCTGCGGTTCCTGCGCCGTCGCGATGCAGCCTGA
- a CDS encoding zincin-like metallopeptidase domain-containing protein, with protein sequence MSRSTARARSGRDRASLYQEITDKIIAELEAGRVPWVQPWGTTAARASLAMPKNATTSRCYSGINVLILWGAVVERGFSGQRWLTFRQALGLGGHVRKGEAGTTVVYADRFVPDEERRRAERDGDEPGAIPFLKRFTVFNTDQCEGLPTELSTAPPPVAEGIILPQAEALIAATGADFRIGGDRAFYSPSHDFVQVPRPEAYFEPINWHRTALHELGHWSGHPSRLGRDLSGGFGSALYAKEELCAEMTSTFVCASLGIVPTVRHADYIGSWLEVLREDDRAIVRAASAASKAADYLLAFRSHPDEPVDMAADEDEREAA encoded by the coding sequence ATGTCACGTTCAACCGCGCGCGCTCGCTCCGGTCGGGACCGGGCGAGCCTCTATCAGGAAATCACCGACAAGATCATCGCCGAGCTGGAGGCAGGCCGCGTGCCCTGGGTCCAGCCCTGGGGCACGACGGCGGCGAGGGCATCCCTCGCCATGCCGAAGAATGCCACGACCAGCCGCTGCTATTCCGGAATCAATGTGCTGATCCTGTGGGGTGCAGTCGTAGAGCGCGGCTTCTCGGGCCAGCGCTGGCTCACCTTTCGCCAAGCGCTTGGGCTGGGCGGCCATGTCCGCAAGGGCGAGGCCGGCACGACTGTCGTCTATGCCGACCGCTTCGTCCCCGACGAGGAACGCCGGCGGGCCGAACGCGATGGGGACGAGCCGGGGGCCATCCCCTTCCTGAAGCGCTTCACGGTGTTCAACACCGACCAGTGCGAGGGCCTGCCGACGGAGCTCTCGACCGCGCCGCCGCCCGTGGCGGAGGGCATCATCCTGCCGCAGGCCGAGGCCTTGATCGCGGCAACGGGCGCGGACTTCCGCATCGGCGGCGACCGTGCCTTCTACAGCCCTTCGCACGATTTTGTCCAAGTCCCTCGGCCTGAGGCCTATTTCGAGCCGATCAACTGGCACCGCACGGCACTGCACGAGCTTGGCCATTGGAGCGGCCATCCCTCCCGGCTCGGCCGTGACCTGTCGGGCGGGTTCGGTTCCGCGCTCTATGCCAAGGAAGAGCTCTGTGCCGAGATGACCAGCACATTCGTCTGCGCCTCTCTTGGCATCGTGCCGACGGTGCGCCATGCCGACTATATCGGTTCCTGGTTGGAGGTGCTCCGCGAGGATGACCGCGCCATCGTTCGCGCCGCGAGCGCCGCGTCGAAAGCCGCCGACTATCTGCTCGCCTTCCGGTCCCATCCCGACGAGCCCGTCGACATGGCGGCCGACGAAGACGAGCGGGAGGCGGCGTGA